Proteins encoded by one window of Channa argus isolate prfri chromosome 1, Channa argus male v1.0, whole genome shotgun sequence:
- the LOC137132033 gene encoding CD209 antigen-like protein C isoform X4, giving the protein MSTEIQTESDLRVKYIRGERENMEVEVMEDGDQDKFGSQEAEPHSEKKLPAMRNSSFRVFTVSLRVLYLLVLAGIITRYILVTLEKNDLENQSQHLIKQLQVHSVTKEKELQSRIDNLNKSYNELQDKMSHTSVTNSQLQDEIKQLKDKIQGKLCPEGWKTFGSSCYFKSTEKKSWSDSRKDCVKRESDLVIFNSKEEQDFVTELNQHEDFWIGLWNQWSDTERKYQWEWLDGSQPTETFWATEEPQYTWSSYAACCDRHGRWRSEQYYYDKNWICEKKICCFL; this is encoded by the exons ATGTCgacagaaattcaaactgagtctgatctgagggtgaaatatatcagaggagagagagagaacatggaggtggaggtgatggaggatggagatcagGACAAGTTTGGGTCACAAGAAGCTG aaccacacagtgagaagaagcttccagctatgagaaacagcagtttcagagtttttacagtgtctctgcGAGTTCTGTATCTTCTGGTTCTGGCTGGGATCATCACACGCT ATATTTTAGTGACTTTGGAGAAAAATGATCTGGAGAATCAGTCACAGCATCTCATCAAGCAGCTCCAGG ttcattcagtcaccaaagaaaaagagcttcAATCCAGGATTGACAACCTGAACAAAAGCTACAATGAGCTCCAGGACAAAATGTCAC acacGTCAGTCACCAACAGTCAGTTACAGgatgaaataaagcagctgaaagacaaaattCAAG gGAAGTTGTGTCCTGAAGGATGGAAGACATTTGGATccagttgttactttaaatccactgagaagaaaagttggtctgacagcagaaaagactgtgtgaagagagaatcagatctggtgattttcaacagcaaagaggaacaa GACTTTGTCACCGAGCTGAATCAGCATGAAGACTTCTGGATTGGTCTATGGAATCAATGGTCAGACACAGAGCGAAAATATCAATGGGAATGGTTGGATGGATCACAACCGACAGAAAC ctTCTGGGCGACAGAAGAACCACAATACACTTGGTCTTCATATGCAGCATGTTGTGATCGACACGGAAGATGGAGAAGTGAACAATATTATTATGATAAAAACTGGATTTGTGAAAAGAAgatttgctgcttcctctga
- the LOC137132033 gene encoding CD209 antigen-like protein C isoform X2, whose translation MSSDIYAKPDFSKKVRYNRKVEEDGGEWEEREVDIYENTDDIRDDVTDIQSQEERPQTQNRPPVHRKSFRGAALCLAVLCLLMTAGIIVLSRYHILVTLEKNDLENQSQHLIKQLQVHSVTKEKELQSRIDNLNKSYNELQDKMSHTSVTNSQLQDEIKQLKDKIQGKLCPEGWKTFGSSCYFKSTEKKSWSDSRKDCVKRESDLVIFNSKEEQDFVTELNQHEDFWIGLWNQWSDTERKYQWEWLDGSQPTETFWATEEPQYTWSSYAACCDRHGRWRSEQYYYDKNWICEKKICCFL comes from the exons ATGTCTTCAGATATTTACGCCAAACCAGATTTTTCCAAGAAGGTGAGATACAacagaaaggtggaggaagatggaggagagtgggaggaaagagaggtggATATCTACGAGAACACAGATGATATCAGAGATGATGTCACTGATATTCAGTCACAGGAAGAAA gaCCACAGACTCAGAATCGTCCTCCAGTCCACAGAAAGTCTTTCAGAGGAGCTGCTCTGTGTCTAGCAGTTTTGTGTCTtctgatgacagctgggatcatcGTCCTGTCCAGATATC ATATTTTAGTGACTTTGGAGAAAAATGATCTGGAGAATCAGTCACAGCATCTCATCAAGCAGCTCCAGG ttcattcagtcaccaaagaaaaagagcttcAATCCAGGATTGACAACCTGAACAAAAGCTACAATGAGCTCCAGGACAAAATGTCAC acacGTCAGTCACCAACAGTCAGTTACAGgatgaaataaagcagctgaaagacaaaattCAAG gGAAGTTGTGTCCTGAAGGATGGAAGACATTTGGATccagttgttactttaaatccactgagaagaaaagttggtctgacagcagaaaagactgtgtgaagagagaatcagatctggtgattttcaacagcaaagaggaacaa GACTTTGTCACCGAGCTGAATCAGCATGAAGACTTCTGGATTGGTCTATGGAATCAATGGTCAGACACAGAGCGAAAATATCAATGGGAATGGTTGGATGGATCACAACCGACAGAAAC ctTCTGGGCGACAGAAGAACCACAATACACTTGGTCTTCATATGCAGCATGTTGTGATCGACACGGAAGATGGAGAAGTGAACAATATTATTATGATAAAAACTGGATTTGTGAAAAGAAgatttgctgcttcctctga
- the LOC137132033 gene encoding C-type lectin domain family 12 member B-like isoform X3 produces MSSDIYAKPDFSKKVRYNRKVEEDGGEWEEREVDIYENTDDIRDDVTDIQSQEERPQTQNRPPVHRKSFRGAALCLAVLCLLMTAGIIVLSRYQPHSEKKLPAMRNSSFRVFTVSLRVLYLLVLAGIITRYILVTLEKNDLENQSQHLIKQLQVHSVTKEKELQSRIDNLNKSYNELQDKMSHTSVTNSQLQDEIKQLKDKIQGKLCPEGWKTFGSSCYFKSTEKKSWSDSRKDCVKRESDLVIFNSKEEQDFVTELNQHEDFWIGLWNQWSDTERKYQWEWLDGSQPTET; encoded by the exons ATGTCTTCAGATATTTACGCCAAACCAGATTTTTCCAAGAAGGTGAGATACAacagaaaggtggaggaagatggaggagagtgggaggaaagagaggtggATATCTACGAGAACACAGATGATATCAGAGATGATGTCACTGATATTCAGTCACAGGAAGAAA gaCCACAGACTCAGAATCGTCCTCCAGTCCACAGAAAGTCTTTCAGAGGAGCTGCTCTGTGTCTAGCAGTTTTGTGTCTtctgatgacagctgggatcatcGTCCTGTCCAGATATC aaccacacagtgagaagaagcttccagctatgagaaacagcagtttcagagtttttacagtgtctctgcGAGTTCTGTATCTTCTGGTTCTGGCTGGGATCATCACACGCT ATATTTTAGTGACTTTGGAGAAAAATGATCTGGAGAATCAGTCACAGCATCTCATCAAGCAGCTCCAGG ttcattcagtcaccaaagaaaaagagcttcAATCCAGGATTGACAACCTGAACAAAAGCTACAATGAGCTCCAGGACAAAATGTCAC acacGTCAGTCACCAACAGTCAGTTACAGgatgaaataaagcagctgaaagacaaaattCAAG gGAAGTTGTGTCCTGAAGGATGGAAGACATTTGGATccagttgttactttaaatccactgagaagaaaagttggtctgacagcagaaaagactgtgtgaagagagaatcagatctggtgattttcaacagcaaagaggaacaa GACTTTGTCACCGAGCTGAATCAGCATGAAGACTTCTGGATTGGTCTATGGAATCAATGGTCAGACACAGAGCGAAAATATCAATGGGAATGGTTGGATGGATCACAACCGACAGAAACGtga
- the LOC137132033 gene encoding CD209 antigen-like protein E isoform X1: MSSDIYAKPDFSKKVRYNRKVEEDGGEWEEREVDIYENTDDIRDDVTDIQSQEERPQTQNRPPVHRKSFRGAALCLAVLCLLMTAGIIVLSRYQPHSEKKLPAMRNSSFRVFTVSLRVLYLLVLAGIITRYILVTLEKNDLENQSQHLIKQLQVHSVTKEKELQSRIDNLNKSYNELQDKMSHTSVTNSQLQDEIKQLKDKIQGKLCPEGWKTFGSSCYFKSTEKKSWSDSRKDCVKRESDLVIFNSKEEQDFVTELNQHEDFWIGLWNQWSDTERKYQWEWLDGSQPTETFWATEEPQYTWSSYAACCDRHGRWRSEQYYYDKNWICEKKICCFL, encoded by the exons ATGTCTTCAGATATTTACGCCAAACCAGATTTTTCCAAGAAGGTGAGATACAacagaaaggtggaggaagatggaggagagtgggaggaaagagaggtggATATCTACGAGAACACAGATGATATCAGAGATGATGTCACTGATATTCAGTCACAGGAAGAAA gaCCACAGACTCAGAATCGTCCTCCAGTCCACAGAAAGTCTTTCAGAGGAGCTGCTCTGTGTCTAGCAGTTTTGTGTCTtctgatgacagctgggatcatcGTCCTGTCCAGATATC aaccacacagtgagaagaagcttccagctatgagaaacagcagtttcagagtttttacagtgtctctgcGAGTTCTGTATCTTCTGGTTCTGGCTGGGATCATCACACGCT ATATTTTAGTGACTTTGGAGAAAAATGATCTGGAGAATCAGTCACAGCATCTCATCAAGCAGCTCCAGG ttcattcagtcaccaaagaaaaagagcttcAATCCAGGATTGACAACCTGAACAAAAGCTACAATGAGCTCCAGGACAAAATGTCAC acacGTCAGTCACCAACAGTCAGTTACAGgatgaaataaagcagctgaaagacaaaattCAAG gGAAGTTGTGTCCTGAAGGATGGAAGACATTTGGATccagttgttactttaaatccactgagaagaaaagttggtctgacagcagaaaagactgtgtgaagagagaatcagatctggtgattttcaacagcaaagaggaacaa GACTTTGTCACCGAGCTGAATCAGCATGAAGACTTCTGGATTGGTCTATGGAATCAATGGTCAGACACAGAGCGAAAATATCAATGGGAATGGTTGGATGGATCACAACCGACAGAAAC ctTCTGGGCGACAGAAGAACCACAATACACTTGGTCTTCATATGCAGCATGTTGTGATCGACACGGAAGATGGAGAAGTGAACAATATTATTATGATAAAAACTGGATTTGTGAAAAGAAgatttgctgcttcctctga